CCAATTGAATTTTTGGTTCTCCAAAATTAATCCCTCATTTTGAATGCAATCTGCCCGCAATGGACCGTTTAACCCCAGAACCGAAATCCATTACCAGCTTCCGGAAGCAACTCATGTTACGTTAACCGTTTACAATCTGCTGGGCCAAAAGATTCGATCGCTGATTGATGAACACCAAGAATCTGGTGCTTATACCGTTCACTGGGATGGCTGCGATGAAAATGGCAGCGCTGCGGCCTCAGGCGTGTATTTGTATGCCATCAGCGCTGGTGAGTTTCGGCAGGTGAAAAAGATGGTATTGGTGCGGTGAGTTGAAATGATGACAGATCCCATCGCAATTCATTTCCCTGTGTAGAGACAAATGGAGTCCATTCGTCGAAGTTAATGGACTCCATCTGTCCAATTGTTCAGATTTATAATCCTAAATTGTGCTTGACTTTTAGTCCAGTTATAATTATATTAGCCAGCTAAAATTTCGATCACGTCTATTTTTATGGTAGCAGCATGAAGCATTTCAACCGATTAAATGTCTTGCTATTAGTTTTCGTTTTTGGTATTTCCCTACCACTCACGGCGCAACAGAAAATCCGCGACGAACAGAATTTTCTCAGCAATCGAGTCATGAGGGGAACGGGCTCACAGGCGTTGCAAGAGTATTATCAAAGCGTCTATTTACAACAGCAAGCCCAGGCGCAGCCCGGCCTGATGCCTTCGTTTGATATCGACAAGACCAAGTTGTTGGAAAAACTTAAGGAGATCATCCCGCTGGAGGGGGCTATTGATCCAGCAACCTATATTGTTGGACCGGGCGATCTGCTTGAAATCAACGTGTGGAGCGCCGTCCCTTTCGTCAATACGACGATGGTCACCCCTGAAGGAACCATTATTATTCCTACTGTAGGAGTGGTCGAGGTCGCAGGTAAGACCCTTGCCGAGGTGAAGTCATTGGTCAGCAGCGCCGTAAGAAAGGTGTATATCAAAGGGGATATTACTACCTCGCTATTGTCGCCAAGAATTTTTTCGGTGACCATCAGTGGTGTTGTTAATAA
The window above is part of the candidate division KSB1 bacterium genome. Proteins encoded here:
- a CDS encoding T9SS type A sorting domain-containing protein, yielding MQSARNGPFNPRTEIHYQLPEATHVTLTVYNLLGQKIRSLIDEHQESGAYTVHWDGCDENGSAAASGVYLYAISAGEFRQVKKMVLVR